Proteins co-encoded in one Erinaceus europaeus chromosome 2, mEriEur2.1, whole genome shotgun sequence genomic window:
- the LOC103118093 gene encoding disintegrin and metalloproteinase domain-containing protein 20-like produces MAPNASCIMAVAEALVHMRHTVLLFWMKIFLFHSGLSQFGHSQSQGLPEVVTPLKINTGGSMRPPGWTSYSLHFGGQTLIIHMKVNKNLLARHMPVFTYTDQGALLEDQPLVQSDCFYHGYVEGDPESLVALSSCFGGFRGMLQIHDIAYEIKPRNHSSTFEHLVYRMEREDTSPPLRCGLTDEEIEWQLKALESDNSILMQSGYEGWWTHRRYLELAVVVDNNRYVHSNSNASKVYADVCIVVNGIAFFLKSLDVEVIFTGLEIWTKQNPMPTVNIHKLLVDFCSWKKGSFTTRVPHDIVHLFVKQFYNDLLGVAYVGGSCIIDYNCGIDRFWNDKLQEFAFSVSHELGHNLGIRHDNDTCTCGDSHCIMYASILNATKFSNCSYAAFWGLTTEKAMCLCSPPKHDQVFTYPRCGNHVTEPQEECDCGSLKLCAKDPCCQSNCTLRPGANCSSELCCKDCKILPAGTVCRAAENVCDLPEWCNGTSYLCPEDVYVQGGMPCPGGYCYEKRCNNRDEQCERIFGKGAKSANDRCYQEVNTRGDRFGHCGLHEHTYVRCDAKDILCGRVQCVNVDKIPLLSNHSTVHWTSLDDIACWGTDYHFGMTIPDIGEVKDGTECGAKHICIERKCISMSDLKSPCSREFCKMNGICNNRQHCHCNLGWSPPNCYYSGDGGSVDSGPAPQITSTIMRLFWLLRLILFLLVALILICFKYCETRTLMKDAEEMKKINEVTEANKKKETENTKETKESKHIQIIDPKESDPTKEKEKSPAPLKRAKSASMNQKGLQRQKSQRSESLKL; encoded by the coding sequence ATGGCTCCAAATGCTAGCTGCATAATGGCTGTGGCTGAGGCCTTGGTACATATgagacatacagtcttgctgttCTGGATGAAGATCTTTCTATTCCATTCTGGACTGTCCCAGTTTGGGCACTCTCAAAGTCAAGGTCTCCCAGAAGTGGTGACACCCTTGAAGATAAACACTGGTGGAAGCATGAGACCGCCAGGCTGGACCTCTTACAGTTTGCATTTTGGAGGCCAGACACTCATCATCCACATGAAAGTCAACAAGAATTTGCTGGCTAGACACATGCCAGTGTTCACCTACACAGACCAAGGTGCTCTCCTTGAGGACCAGCCCTTAGTCCAGAGTGACTGTTTCTACCATGGATATGTGGAGGGAGACCCAGAGTCCCTCGTGGCCCTGAGTAGCTGTTTTGGTGGTTTTAGAGGAATGCTCCAGATACATGACATTGCTTATGAAATCAAACCTCGAAATCATTCTAGTACATTTGAACACCTGGTGTATAGAATGGAACGTGAGGATACATCCCCACCCTTGAGATGTGGATTGACAGATGAAGAAATAGAATGGCAGCTAAAGGCTCTAGAGAGTGACAATTCCATTTTGATGCAGAGTGGGTATGAAGGCTGGTGGACCCACAGGCGGTATTTAGAACTGGCAGTGGTGGTGGATAACAACaggtatgttcatagcaacagcaATGCCTCAAAAGTGTATGCTGATGTATGCATTGTTGTGAATGgaatagctttctttttaaaatcactggATGTGGAGGTGATTTTTACTGGACTTGAGATATGGACTAAACAAAACCCCATGCCAACAGTTAACATACATAAGCTCTTAGTAGATTTTTGCTCGTGGAAGAAAGGCAGCTTTACTACTCGTGTGCCACATGATATTGTTCATCTTTTTGTAAAGCAATTTTACAATGACCTCCTTGGCGTAGCATATGTAGGAGGATCATGTATCATTGACTATAATTGTGGAATTGATAGATTTTGGAATGACAAGCTTCAAGAGTTTGCTTTTTCTGTGTCACATGAGCTGGGTCACAATTTGGGGATTCGTCATGATAATGACACATGTACATGTGGTGATTCACACTGCATAATGTATGCAAGTATATTGAATGCTACCAAATTCAGCAACTGTAGTTATGCTGCATTTTGGGGTCTTACCACTGAGAAAGCAATGTGTTTGTGCAGTCCACCAAAGCATGATCAAGTCTTCACATACCCACGCTGTGGAAACCATGTGACTGAGCCACAAGAAGAGTGTGACTGTGGCTCCTTAAAGTTGTGTGCAAAAGATCCATGTTGCCAGTCAAATTGTACTCTGAGACCTGGGGCTAACTGTTCCTCTGAACTTTGCTGCAAAGACTGTAAGATCTTGCCAGCAGGCACAGTGTGTAGAGCAGCAGAAAATGTATGTGATCTCCCAGAATGGTGCAATGGGACATCCTATCTTTGTCCAGAGGATGTGTATGTTCAGGGGGGCATGCCATGCCCAGGTGGTTACTGCTATGAAAAGAGATGTAATAATCGTGATGAACAGTGTGAGAGAATTTTTGGTAAAGGAGCCAAGAGTGCAAATGACAGATGCTACCAAGAGGTGAATACCCGAGGTGACCGTTTTGGTCACTGTGGCCTCCACGAGCATACGTATGTAAGATGTGATGCTAAAGATATACTGTGTGGAAGAGTTCAGTGTGTGAACGTGGATAAAATTCCTCTTCTGAGTAATCACAGTACTGTCCATTGGACTTCTCTTGATGATATCGCCTGCTGGGGCACTGACTACCATTTTGGGATGACTATTCCTGATATTGGTGAAGTGAAAGATGGCACagaatgtggtgcaaagcacatctGCATCGAAAGGAAGTGTATCTCTATGTCAGATCTGAAAAGTCCTTGTTCACGAGAGTTCTGTAAAATGAATGGGATTTGCAACAATAGACAACACTGCCATTGCAATCTTGGATGGAGTCCACCCAACTGCTACTATTCAGGTGATGGAGGTAGTGTTGATAGtggcccagccccccaaataacTAGCACAATTATGAGACTATTTTGGTTGCTTCGTTTAATACTTTTTTTGTTAGTTGCATTAATTTTGATTTGTTTCAAGTACTGTGAAACAAGAACATTAATGAAGGATGCTGAAGAGATGAAAAAGATCAATGAGGTAACagaagccaacaagaagaaagaaactgaaaacacCAAAGAGACAAAGGAGAGCAAGCACATACAGATTATTGATCCAAAAGAAAGTGATCCgactaaagagaaagaaaaatctccAGCTCCACTTAAAAGAGCAAAATCAGCATCTATGAATCAGAAAGGATTGCAAAGACAGAAATCACAAAGATCGGAATCCCTAAAACTATGA